The following are from one region of the Arachis duranensis cultivar V14167 chromosome 10, aradu.V14167.gnm2.J7QH, whole genome shotgun sequence genome:
- the LOC107470991 gene encoding uncharacterized protein LOC107470991 yields the protein MLRLWKWYQNCLAVHPVKTQVISSGIIWGVGDIAAQAVTHSYSTPNTAHTHQIQDDDDEEFKINWKRVATTSLFGLSFVGPVGHYWYEGLDRYIRLRLMLKPDSFRFVASKVAIDGFLFGPLDLLAFFTYMGLSTGKSIPQIKEDVKRDFLPAFILEGGIWPIVQVANFRYVPVRYQLLYVNLFCLLDSCFLSWIEQQQDAQWKKWVKSFLPLK from the exons ATGCTTAGGTTGTGGAAATGGTACCAAAATTGCTTGGCTGTTCACCCTGTTAAGACACAGGTAATCAGTTCAGGAATCATATGGGGTGTTGGTGACATTGCTGCACAAGCTGTCACTCATAGTTATTCTACACCTAACACTGCCCACACTCATCAAATTCAG GATGACGATGACGAAGAATTCAAGATCAACTGGAAGCGGGTGGCTACAACCAGCTTGTTTGGGTTAAGCTTTGTTGGCCCAGTTGGCCATTACTG GTATGAAGGCTTGGATAGATATATAAGATTGAGACTCATGCTCAAACCAGATTCCTTCCGCTTCGTTGCCTCTAAAGTTGCCATTGACGGGTTCCTTTTTGGGCCATTGGATTTACTCGCATTTTTCACTTACATGGGCCTTTCTACCGGAAAGAGTATTCCTCAAATCAAAGAAGATGTGAAGAGAGATTTTCTTCCCGCCTTTATCTTAGAAGGAGGGATATGGCCCATTGTTCAGGTCGCAAATTTTCGGTATGTACCCGTAAGGTATCAGCTCCTATATGTCAACCTCTTCTGCTTGCTGGATAGCTGTTTCTTGTCTTGGATTGAGCAACAACAGGATGCTCAATGGAAAAAATGGGTGAAATCTTTTCTACCTCTCAAGTAA